Within the Channa argus isolate prfri chromosome 12, Channa argus male v1.0, whole genome shotgun sequence genome, the region AGAATAATGATGTCAGACGAGAATTTAATCTAATTGCAAATTTGTTTTAGAATtgttattataaagaaaaacaagttgttgttgttttttttatactgtcaAGACACTATTAGTAAGCAGGTATCctcagaaacctttttttttctttctagaaAACATTGGATTTGGTCAAACTTTTCAATTTAATACAGTTTGATGAGAAAGTTTGTAGTACATTCTGGATTGGCAGCAATTAGGTTTATTGGCTGGTTTGGAGGGTGAGAGTCCTCAGATGGAGGCAGGTGTTTTATTCAGATAATTTAAGCCTTTGTTTAGTATGTTTATGTCCCTCAGGTCAGCTGAACATCACCGTCCACCCTggacaaaacatgactctaccgTGTCAGGCTCCTGTCTCCAAACACTTCATTGCTGTAGAGTGGACCAGACCTGACCTGACACCATCACAGTACGTCTTTTTTGTTCGTGGTGGGCACATTCACAACACTTTCCAGCATCCATCCTTTGTTAACCGAGTGGACCTCCTGGACAGACCGATGAAGGATGGTAATGTGTCTTTGATTCTGAGGAACGTGAACAGCAGCGACCATGGAACATACGAGTGTCGAGTCAAGGAGAGGGAGCGGAGACGCATGATAAGAGGTTTTATTAAGTCTGAGCCCATCAACGTCATCAGACTGACAGTTACAGACTCAGGTGAGTTTGATAACAGTTGGGTGGTTATGATTAGGAATATGACCAtgtagaaaaatacaaatgtgcatAATGGCCATATCAAAATTGTTTTGTCAAAAATCTGACTTGTTCAGGCTATacatcattttctctctctgcagacGTATTTGCCAAAAAAATGCTCCTGTGGTATTTCAGCATTAACCCTAAAGTTATTTTCCATTATCAAATTTAAGTCACAATTTACGTGACCTAAATTAAACGGTAACATGAAATAAAGATCATCAAGGAGTcgcattaaacaaaaaagtcatgTGTGCTGTTACTTTGAGTTAAAGGCAATTAAGCGGACTGTGCCAGGTCaggctaaaatatttaaatgcactgGTGAGATGAAGAAGCTGCTCACTGTCAGATAGACTTGATGTCTGATTCccaattttttttccacaagatTTTAAGGAAAGCAGAACATTCCTGACTTGATTGTAGAGATTTTAGCCCTGCAGCCAACTGCCTCCTAATACCACAAGGAATTGCAGCGAAAAACTCAAATGTGCAATAAGAGTTTTTAGCATGTTTCTAGTGTCATACTTAATCTGATTTTTCATAATTTGTCATTGTGAGGATGAGTTGCAATGTGATGGGATGAAAACAGCTgaactgaataaataatgtgCCCCAGCCAATGAGAATTATCTaacaataaatgcattaattcaTAGGTACAAATAATAGACCTAAAAGTAACTCTTGagtcacaatattaaaaaatacagtagacTTTCGTGATTAATCTTGTTACAGCATAAAAAATAGGAAGTTAGGTTTGACCTTTTTGGATTTAGTATTAGTTTTGGACTCAGTATATCCTTAATATTTAAACTTAAGAGTGTCAGTAACCCCAAAAAATGGTTTACATGAGTTTGAGTAGGAAATGGCTTGTTACTTATATTATCTACCTTACATCTGATATTTCACATCTGATTTTGATCTGCAGATCTTATAGCTGGAAGCATCAACAAAGCTGATGGAGGAATCAAGGACGGACATGTTGGACTGGCAGTTGGTCTGTCAGCTCTTAGtttgcttcttgttgcttttgGTGCTGGTGGATTCGTGATGTATAAAAAAAGAACCATGGGTCATTCATACACAGTTCCTGCTGAACAAGCAGATGAAACAGTAATGTAGCTGTAAAGGGATAAAGATagagatcaaactttattgatctcaCAGCAGGGAAATTCACT harbors:
- the LOC137137940 gene encoding uncharacterized protein isoform X1, coding for MVQYEALCRTFLFPLCIFMSVCLRENSGQLNITVHPGQNMTLPCQAPVSKHFIAVEWTRPDLTPSQYVFFVRGGHIHNTFQHPSFVNRVDLLDRPMKDGNVSLILRNVNSSDHGTYECRVKERERRRMIRGFIKSEPINVIRLTVTDSDLIAGSINKADGGIKDGHVGLAVGLSALSLLLVAFGAGGFVMYKKRTMGHSYTVPAEQADETVM
- the LOC137137940 gene encoding myelin-oligodendrocyte glycoprotein-like isoform X2 codes for the protein MVQYEALCRTFLFPLCIFMSVCLRENSGQLNITVHPGQNMTLPCQAPVSKHFIAVEWTRPDLTPSQYVFFVRGGHIHNTFQHPSFVNRVDLLDRPMKDGNVSLILRNVNSSDHGTYECRVKERERRRMIRGFIKSEPINVIRLTVTDSGAETHHLSTVRCLRYDQCYFTCLM
- the LOC137137940 gene encoding myelin-oligodendrocyte glycoprotein-like isoform X3, which translates into the protein MVQYEALCRTFLFPLCIFMSVCLRENSGQLNITVHPGQNMTLPCQAPVSKHFIAVEWTRPDLTPSQYVFFVRGGHIHNTFQHPSFVNRVDLLDRPMKDGNVSLILRNVNSSDHGTYECRVKERERRRMIRGFIKSEPINVIRLTVTDSGHSSYSN